The region ctctctcactcactcactcactcactcactctctatCACCGCCTTTCAGATCTTTAAAAGCTGGTGCTTTGCTGTGTCTCTCTCGATCTCCATTTGTCTCCTCTGGCACTGCAGGGGACTCAACCAGCAAAGCACCAAGGAAAGCTACTGTATAGAAACGGGAAGAAGACTGAGGaaaggggagagaaagggagggagagtgagagagaaatataCATCCAGAAATAGCATCAGCCACATTTAACTGACAGAGAGTGACAGTGTGGAGAACCTGAGACCTGGACAGAAAATGCCTATCCTTTCTAACTTAACAACCGTTGTTTTGTTGCTGATTGCTCACTGCGGATCATGGACCGGGGCAAACCGCTTGGGCACCCTCAAGGTCTGTCCCTCCTGCAGGGATCCACTGGGGGCAGGTCGGCCCCCCAGGGACCATAATGTTGCCGGCAGCACGTCAGTGTTGGCCCAGGGAGAGCCCTGTGGTGTGTACACCCTGAGCTGTGCCAAAGGGCTCCGCTGTGTTCCCCCACCAAGGGAGCACAGCCCCCTCCAGGCTCTGTTGCAGGGAAGGGGCATTTGCGCCAAGCACAGCAGGACTAGTCCCACTGA is a window of Scomber scombrus chromosome 10, fScoSco1.1, whole genome shotgun sequence DNA encoding:
- the igfbp6b gene encoding insulin-like growth factor-binding protein 6b, with protein sequence MPILSNLTTVVLLLIAHCGSWTGANRLGTLKVCPSCRDPLGAGRPPRDHNVAGSTSVLAQGEPCGVYTLSCAKGLRCVPPPREHSPLQALLQGRGICAKHSRTSPTEKPHPTGPHPSHSGDIEKAPCRKLLNSVLRGLELTIIQSDRDIYIPNCDTRGFYRKKQCRSSKGMQRGHCWCVDELGTALPSHASEDGTLPCDGE